TCCGCCAGGTGCTGGATCATGCGGTGGACGAACGGCAGGTAGACGGGCTTCTTCGCGAAGTCGTTCCAGAACGTGTCGATGCTGGAGGCCCAGAGCAGCACCCGGCCGGCGCCGACCCGCCGCTCGATCAGGGCCGGGTTGGCGTCGTCGAAGCGCGCCACCACCGTCGCCTCCGCCGTCGGCTCCACCGGCCGGAAGCGGAAGAAACGGGCGGTCGTGACGTCGCCGCTGCGCGGCGCGCTGAACACCTCGAACACCGGATGGCTGTAGTCGACGAAGCCGAGCGACCCCCCGCGGCCTCCGCGATCGACCGGTGCGCCCACCCGGCCGGGCAGCAGGCCCGGATCGTCCTGCGGCCACGCGGTCCGCTCCCCCGCCACGACGAGCAGGCCGCCTCCCGCCTCGACGAACGCGGCCAGCGCCTCGCCCGCGGCGCCCGCCGGAGGCCGGGTGTCGTTCAGCACCACCACCTGCCGGTCCGCGAGGTCCGGCGCCGAAAAGCTCTCCAGCGTCGTCGCCCGCACGTCGAACGCCGGCTCGGACCCGATGCCGAGCGCGCGCGTCAGGAAGAGGTTGGCGTCGTCCGGCGCGGTGGCGCTGCCGACGACCAGCACCGTGACCACCTGCCCCGGCGACACGACGAAGTGGAAGACATCGTCCGCCGGCAGCGCATCCGGGGCGATGCGCACGGCCCCGAACATCTGCGCGTCGCCGAGCGTCACCGGCGCGAAATCCACCGTCGTCGAGCCGGCCGGCGGCAGGTCGGCGGTGAGCGTCTCGATCTCGCGGCCCTCCATGTCCAGCGCCACCTCGAGGCCGGTGATCGCGGCGCCCCCCCGGTTGGTCAGCCGCGCCGCCACCTGGATTCGCTCGCGGCCCGAGAAGTACTCGCGCTCGAAGAGCACGCCGGCCACGCTGACATTCGCCGCGGCCGCGTCGTCCCCGCCGACCGGGATCGGTGTCAGCACGGTCCCCTGCGGGAACCGGACGCCGACCGCGCTCTCGACACCGGCCCTCTGGAAGTCGGTGATGAGCACCGCCTCGAGGCGCGGCAGGTCCGAGCTCTCGAAGATGCCCTCGGCGAGCTTCAGGGCCGGACCGTAGCGGGTCACCCCGGACCCGACCTCCGCGTTCGCGACCAGATTGCGCAGGCTCGCGCGGTCGGTCGTCGAGCGCGGCCCGGTCTCGGCGCCGCCGTCGAACAGGATCACCGTCGCGCGATCGCCGGGGTCCAGCGCAGCGATCGTGTCGGTCGCCAGCGTCTGCGCCGCGTCCCAGCGGTCGCCGAAGCTCATGCTGTAGGAGCGGTCGAGCAGGACCACCACCTCGCGTGCGCCGTCGGTCACCGCGGCCAGCGCCGCGGCGCGGATGAAGGGGCGCGCGAAGGCGAACAGCAGCAGGAGCAGCGCGGCGCAACGCAGCAGCAGCAGGAACCAGTGCCGGATCCGCTGGCGGCGGAAGGAACGGTAGGGGACCTTGCGGAGGAACATCAGCGAGGGGAACTCCACCTCGTCCTTCCGCTCGCGCTGGATCATGTGCAGGATGACCGGCACGGCGATCGTCGCGAGTCCGAGCAGGAACAGCGGGGCCAGCAATCCCATCAGCGCACCCGATTCAGCTTCTCGCGCATCGCCAGGAATCGGAACAGTCCGTGGTCCATCGGCTGCGCGGTGTTGAAGAAGGCGTAGTCGATCTTGTTCTCGGCGCAGAGCTTCGTCAGCCGCTCGATGTGCTCCGCGATCAGCGCGCGGTACTGCTCGCGCAGCTTCTCGGGCACCACCGGCATCCGCTGGCCGGTCTCCAGATCCCGGAAGTTGCCCGCCTCGGCGTATGGAAAGTCGACCTCGGCGGGATCGAGCACGTGGAACACGATCAGGTCGTTGCCGCCGTAGCTGAGCGGCTTCAGCCGGTTGACGATGGTCTCCGGCTCGTCGTAGAGGTCCGAGATCAGCAGCAGGATGCCGCGGCGCTTGAAGAACTCGGTCATGCGGAACAGCGGCTTCTCGAACGATCCGGGCCGCCCCGCCTCGATGCGGTCGAGCGTGTGCAGGACGACGTCGAGGTGCTTCGCCGAGGGCGGCACCCGGGTGACGATGTCGTCGTCGAAGGTCACGATCCCGACCCGGTCGCGCTGCGTCGTGGCGAAGTAGGTCAGGCACCCCGCCAGATAGCGTCCGTAGTCCAGCTTGGAGATGCCGCGGCTGGCGAAGCTCATCGAGCGCGAGATGTCGAACAGCACCGAGAAGTTGGCGTTCGTGTCCGCCTCGAACTGCTTGACGTAGAAGCGGTCCGTGCGCGCGAACACCCGCCAGTCGATGAACCGGATGTCGTCGCCCGGCATGTAGCCGCGGTGCTCGGCGAAGTCCACCGACACGCCGAGATACGGCGCCTTGTGCAGGCCGTTGATGAAGCCGTCGACGACGTTGCGCGCCAGCAGCTTCAGGTTCCCGATGCGCCCGAGAACCTGCGGATCGACGAACCGCGCGCCGGGCGTGGACGAAGGCGGGTCGGCGGCCACGCTACATCTGCGACGCCGGGACCGGCACCGCCTCCACCAGTTGATCGACGATCTGATCGGACGTGATGCCCTCGGACTCGGCGTGGAAATTCAGCAGCACGCGGTGCCGCAGCACCGGGCGCGAGAGCGCATGGATGTCGTCGAAGTTCACGTGGTAGCGCCCCTGGGTGAGCGCCCGCGCCTTGCTGCCGAGGATCAGGTACTGCGCCGCGCGCACGCTCGCCCCGTACTGCACCCACTTCTTGACGAAATCCGGGCCGTCGCCGTCCTTCTCGTTCCGCCGGCTCGTCCGGACCAGCTCCAGGGTGTAGCGCATCACCGCCTCGGACACGGGCACCTTGCGCACCAGCTCCTGGAACGCCACGAGGTCGTCGCCGGTCACCGCGTGCCGGTAGTCCGGGTTGTTCGTGATCGTCGTCGTGCGCACCACCTCGAGCTCCTCGTGCTCGGGGGGATGCTCGATGACGATGTGGAACATGAACCGGTCGAGCTGCGCCTCCGGCAGCGGATAGGTCCCTTCGAGCTCGATCGGATTCTGCGTCGCGAAGACGAAGAACGGCTCGGCGAGCTCGTAGGTCCGTCCCTGCACGGTCACGCGGTGCTCCTGCATCGCCTCGAGCAGCGCCGACTGGGTCTTGGGCGGCGTCCGGTTGATCTCGTCCGCGAGCAGGATGTTGGTGAACACCGGACCCGGCGCGAACACCATCTTGCGCCCGCCCGTCTCCGGATCGTCCTGGATGATGTCGGTCCCGGTGATGTCCGAGGGCATCAGGTCGGGGGTGAACTGGATCCGGGCGAATTTCAGGTCGAGGACCTGCGCCATCGTCTGGATCAGCAACGTCTTGGCGAGCCCCGGAACGCCCACGATGAGGCTGTTGCCCCCGACGAACAGGGTCAGCAGCACCTGCTCGATGATTTCGTCCTGGCCGATGATCTTCTTGTGCAGCTCCGACAGAATCTGCTCGCGCCCGGCCTTCAGCTTGTCGGCCAGCGCGATGTCGTCGGGGGATTCGAGATCGGCCGGCCCCGCCGCGACCACGGCGGGCGCTTCGTCGCCGGCCTGCTCCGCCGCTGCTTCCGTGTCCGCCGCGACGTCCTCGGCCGCCGACGCGTCGTCCGCCGTCCGGGCCGCGCCTGTCGCTTCCGTCGCCTCGATCGCTTCCGTTACGCCGCCGGTCGGTTCCACCACGTCGGTCGGCTCGGTGGCCGGGGTGTCTGGCTCCACGAAGGTCTCCTCGCGTCTGCGGCCGTTCATCCCTGCAGAAGAACGCCCGCCGGTTTTGGTCGTGTTTCAGTGCGTCAACGCATACATCACGTAATTGACGCCGAACTTGTACGCCTCGTTGGTCACGTCGACCGCGTACCAGCCGGTGTTGGAAAACTCCCAGTATTCCCCGATGTCGTTCTCGTAGTTGGCGATGGCGTACATCCGGCCGGACGGGTCGTTGTCCTCGAAGAAACCCCAGAAGGTGGGGGGCGGCCCGTACATCGGCGCCATCTCGAGCGTCTCGATGTCGAAGAAGGAATGAAAGATCGGATGCGAGATGTCGAGCTCGATGGGCCGGATGCCGGGCAGCGCGCGCGCCATCTGGGCGGTGAGGTTCTCGAGGTGCCAGCCGGTGAAATCGTCGAAGATGATGAAGCCGCCCTTGAGCAGGTAGTTGCGCAGGCCCTCGATCTCCTCGTCGGTCGGCTGCCAGAAGCCCGGCTCGGCCATGTAGGCCACCGGGAAGCGGGTCAGATCGGGGTCGTCGAGCGGGAGCACGTTGCCCCCGTTCGGCGCCAGGTAGATGTCGAGGTCGCTGATCTCCTCGACGATCCTGCCGAAGTTCTGCTCGGCCCGCGGGTAGTCGTGGGCCCACTTGATGTCGCGCCGAAACAGGCCGCTCCGCAGTCCCCAGTTCATGTCGTAGCGCAGGCGCACGAACGTGAACCGGCCGTCGTAGGCGACGTTGCCCGGCAGGACGTCGGCGCCGGCCATGCCGGCGGTCGCGGCCAAGGCGGCGAGCACCAGGGCGCACGCCGCCGCTCCCATGGCCGGCCGGGTCACCGAGAGTCGGCGGTTTCTCCTCATCGCGGATCCGATGCTTCCCTGGCCGCCTCCAGCTGCCGAATCTGCCGGCTCTTCAACGCCAGCTCGATCAGCAGCCGCTCGAGCTCCGCCTCGTACTGCTCCTGGTCGGCGCCCCCGCGCAACACCCGCAACTCGTCCACGCGCGCCTCGATCTCGGCCCGCTCCAGGTACAGCGGCCGCAACTCCGGATCGTCGGGGAACGCCATCCGCGCGGTGGCGAGATCCTCGCCGGCGCTGAGGAAGGCGGTCCGGGCCACCATGCCGTCGCCGGCCAGCGGATCCGGCGCGTCCGTGCCCACGCCGTCGCCGTTGTCGTCGAGCAGGGCATGCTCGGTCTGCAGGATTCCCTCGGCCTCGAAGGCGGCGACCACCCGCTGGCGCGCGTAGACGAACGCCTCGAGCATCGACACCCGCTCGTTGCGGTCCTGGTCGGCCTCTCCCTCGCCGTCGGCGAACGCCTCGACGAAGTAGCCCCCGAAGAGGGTGGCGTTCCACTCGCGGCCGTTGCGGGTGGCCGTCATCACCACGCGCCCCTCGCCGGAGAGCGCCTCCAGGAAGGGACCGCTCGCGCTGGCGGTGTTCACGAACGTCACCCGCCGGCGGCCCAGCCGGTCGAGAAGCGGAGCGAAGTCCTCGGCCGACGGATCGCGGCGCGGCAGGTTGAGGCGTGCGCGGTCGGTGAAGCTGCCGTGGCCGAAGATGACGATGGCGACGTGGTCGGCCGGGCCGGCGCGCTCGGCGATCGACTCGATGGCGGCGGACACGTTCTCCATCGTCGACCGATCCGCGATCGCCTCCGGGTCGAGTTCGGTCCTCTCGCCCAGGTAGGTGACGTTGTCGGCGGGCAACCCGTAGCGCTCGGTGGCCGCGTTCACCAGCGTCGTCGCCCAGGCATGGAACTGCTCGGTGTACACGGAGTCGCCGCCGAGCCCCACGATGACCAGCAGGTGGGTCTGCTGCGCGTGCGCCGGCGCGGCCGATCCCGCCAACACCAGCACCGATACCATCCACGCAACGCACGCCGCGCGACTCCCGGCCGGGAACGCGGCCCCACCACGCATCTCACACTCTCTCTTGCCCGGCATCACGCGAGTCCCCGGAACCGGCGGAAGCTCCACTCGCCGAGCACGAGGGTGGCGAGCAGCATCAACAGGATCGGCATGTCCCAGAGGTCGTGCTCCTCGACCACCGTCACGCCGCCGCCCACGTACTGGATCTCGTCCGCCAGCGAGGCCGCCGTCTCCGCCGTGTAGAAGCGGCCGCCGGTCTCGACGGCGATCCGCTCGAGCAGCGGGGCGCGCATCGTCGAGTCGTGGAACTCCGCGTCGCTCGGGGCCACCTGCAGGTAGGTGACGTCCTCGCCGAGCAGCTCGTCGTCCGCCAGCGCCTCGACCCGCACCTCGTAGAATCCCTCCGTCGACGGCGTGAAGTTGGCGCGGTACTCGCCGTCCCGCTGGGCCGTCCACTCCATCGGCAGGTCGGTGAACTCGCCGTTCGGATGCGTCACCGACGCCACCACGAGGCTGTTGTTGAGCTCCTCGAAGTTCGCGTCGCCCACCGAGGCGAGAATCGTGGCCGGTTCGCCCGGCTGCACGCGATCCTGCGGCAGCTCGGTGACCACCTGATCCGGTACGCCGTCGATCAGCCACCGGAGCAGCCGGCGCCAGTAGGTCTCGTGGGTCATGTCGTCGACCGCGATGTCGGCGTGCATCTGCCAGGTCCACGAGTCCTGCACCGGAAACGCCATCGACTTGCCGGCGCCGTAGCGCTGGAAGGCCAGCACCACCAGATCGCTGTCCGCCCCCGTCAACAGCGTCGTCGCGCCCGGCTTCACCTCCGTGACCGGATTGACGATGGTGATCGGCGGCAGCTCCCGCCAGCGCGCGGCCGACAGCTCCTCGGTGTCGGCGATCTGCGTCGAGGCATGGGTGGCCCCGGCCCGGGTGGGCTCCACCGCCACCTCGACGAAGAAGGAATCCTGGCCGTCGCCCCGCGGCTCGCCGACCACGACGGGCAGCACGTCGGCGACCGGGGTCCCGGCGTAGCCCCCCTCGGCGAACGACCGCCGGCTGCCGAGCATCAGCAGCCCGCCGCCGCGGTGGTTGACGAAGTCCGAGATCATCCGGAGCTGGTCGGGCGTGAAGTAGTTGGCCTCGATGCTGCCGAGAATGAGCCCCCGGTACTGGAACAGCTCGGCGCGGGTGCGCGGAAAGCCGCCGGCCAGGTCGTCCGGCCCGTCGACGTTGAACCGCATGAACTTGTTCTCGGCGGTCCGCTGCAGGATGGCGACCTGCAGGTTCTCGTCGTCCTCGACGGCGCGGCGGAGGAACTTGACCTCGAAGCGGGGCTCGCCCTCGAAGTAGAGGACCTTGTCGCGCCGGTCGTCGACCGCGATCAACGATTCGCGCACGTTGTTCTGCGTCACCATCTCGCCCTGCTGCGGCGAGACCCGGAAGGTGAACAGACGCGGTCCCGCCTCGCCGGCGGTGAAGCGCAACCGCACGGTCTGAAGCTCGCCGTCGCGGAGCAGGGTGACGTTCTCGGACCCGACGATGCGCCCCTCGTCCTCCACCTGGATGGTCACCGGCCGGCCGGCGTACCCGCGGTGGGTCACCACGACGTCGGTGACGAGGGAGGTCCCCCGCAGCACGCGGCGCGGCGTCTCGACGCGGCCGAGCTCGATGTCCCGCTCGTACGACTCGCGGCCGAGGCCGACAGTGAAGATCGGCACCCCGGCCGCCTGAATCGGCAGCAGCGACTCCTCGAGCTCTCCGCCGGCGTTGTCCGCCCCGTCGGTCACCACCACCAGCCCGGACAGCGGCACGTCGGAAAGCTCGTCGTGGGCCCGGGCGAGAGCCTGTCCCAGATGCGTCCGCGTGCCGTCGAACTCGAGGCCGTCGACGACGTCGAGCCGGTCCGTGTCGGACGAAAAGCCGAAGAAACGCAACGCGAAGCGTTCGTTGAGCGCGGCGCGCAGGTCACCCTCCGGCGTCGCAAGCTGCTCCTGCACGAACTGCAGCCGCGGCGTCTCGTCGCGGTCGGCGATCCGCATGCTGCGGGAATCGTCGATCAGGACGCCCAGGAAGTTCTGCTGCGGAACGATGGACGACAGGACGAGCACCGGCCGCATCAGGCAGAACGCGAGCACGGCGAACGCGGAGAGGCGCACGACGGCGAGCACCACCCGGTCAGCCGGCCTGCTGCTGCCGCGCACCTGCGTGTAGGACCGCCACGTGACGAAGCCGGCCACGACCGCCAACGCCAACGCCAGTCCGCCGGTCCAGGGAGCGCGGAACGCGAAGTCCCCCTGCTCGAAGATCAGCGGCCGGTACTTGAAGAAGAACTCGAACAGGGCATCCAGCATCTCGTTTCGCTCACCCCGCCGGTCGCCGGCGCGGACCGCGGGCGCCCGGCATCTCTCCCGGCGAGCCTATCACGCACGACAGTTCGATGGAGCGCCGTGCCGCCTGAATGAGGTGGACCGCGGGCGCGGGCTCAGTGGCTCATCGCGTACACGATGAAGTTGATGCCCATCTCCACGGCGAACGTCGAGAACTTCAGCGGGTACTCCGGGCGCTCGGCCCACTCCCAGGCGTCGCCCAGATCCGTGTTCCAGTTGATCAGCACCATCAGGCGGCCCTTGTCGTCGAAGATGCCGCGCACGTGCGCCTCGTAGCCGTCGCGCTCCCAGGTCCGGCCGCCCCAGTAGTTGCCGATGGCCGGCACCTGCATGACCTCGTCGATCCGGTACACGGAGTTGAACACCGGGTGTTCTATCGGCACCTCCACGATCGGGTGCTCCGGGAACACCTTGCGGATCTGCTGCTCGAAGGCGGCCCACTCCCACGAACCCCAGAAGTCGTCGATCACCAGGAAGCCGCCGGCGAGCAGGTAGTTCCGAAGGCCCTCGATCTCCGCCTCGCTCAGTGCGATGTCGCCCACCTCGAGTGCGTAGAGGAAGGGGAAGTCCCGGATTCGCGGATCGTCGAGGCGGACCGCGTTCTCGTACGGCGATCCGTCGATATCGATCAGGCGGTTGACGACGGTCATGAACTGCCGGTCCGCCTTGGGATAGTCGGTGGCCCAGCGCGACCAGCCCCAGCCGCTGTTGTAGATGGCGCGGGTGAAGTAGAACTCGTGCGGGCCGGCCGGCTGTTGCAGCGTCCCGCGACGGCGGCGGCGCAGCATTTCCCGGGGGTCGAACCCCTGCTGGCCCCGCTGCACCTGGCCGGTCAGGATCCCGTTGTCCGGCGGCGCGACGGGCGGCGGAGCGGGCGGGGTGGGCGCCGCAGAGCGGACGGCGAAGACGGCGCCGCAGAGCGCCAACGCCACGAGAGCGATCCGTACGAGGCCTGACGACCGCATCGGCTGCTCCAGGAAGTTCGGCCCGCAACCGTCGGGTCCGAATCCGCAGCATAGCACAGCGTTCGCGCAGCCGGCAGGCCGACAGCCCGCGGCGAAAGCCCGGCTGGAGAGCAGCGACGCATGGTCGGCGATGCGTCCGGCGTGCGTCCCGGCGAGGCTGCACGCCGCAGTCCTGACGTGTCCACGGCGCGTGACAGCGTCCGCATTGTCGGACAGCGAAGCACCTCATCGGCGACGGCCGCGCGCCCGCGGCTCCTGCCGGTTGCAACTGGTACGGTTTGTGCGAAGATGCAGTAATCGATGGCCGACAACCTGCTCTTGCATCATCGCTTCGTGACTTGGATCCACCCACTGGTCTGGGGTCTCGCCGGCATGCTGACCGCCCCGGGAGCGGCCTGGGGATCCGGCAGCGAACCAGCGGCCGCGCGAATCGCTGCAACTGCCGCCGGTCCGGCGCACGTGGAGACCGCTTCTTCCGCAGGGTCCGGAGCCGTGCCGCCGGCAGCGGCGGCGGTGAGCGTGCCGGCGATCCGTACCGCGCCGGCGCGGGGGGTTCCGCCCGACTCGCGGCCTGGACGCGCGGCCCCGGCGTCGCCCGAGATCCCGACGACCGGGACACGGGTCGCCCAGAGGCGGGCTGCGCCTCCGGAGCCCGATTTCCTGTTCGGCCAGCCGCGGCTCTCGATCGGCATCCGGGGGCTGTTGCATCGCCCGCGGGCCGAGAGCGACTTCTACGACTTCGTGAACGAAGAGCTCTTCGTGAGGCGGAGCTCGGACGACGACCACGAGAACCCGGACCACGGACTGCTGAACTTCGATGCGCCGGGGATCGGCTTCGACTTCGGGTTCGGGGTCAACTCGCGGCTGGACGTGCGGGTCGGCGTCGATTACGCGAAGTCGCTGAACGAGTCGGAGTTGCGGAACTTCATCGGCGAGGACGGCCTTCCGTTCACGCAGCGCACGGAGCTGTCTCAGGTGGAGCTCCGCGGCGAGTTGGCGTTCGCCCTGGCGCCGCGGGGGCGGGCCATCGGGCAGTACGCCTGGATCCCGAACCGCGTGGTCCCGTATGTGGGGGCAGGGCTCGGCCTCGTGCGGTACGACCTGGCGCAGGTCGGGGAGTTCGTGGACGATCTCGGTTATTTCGAGGATACCTTCGGGTCGAAGGGCTGGGGCACCGGGCTCCACCTCTTCGGCGGCGCGGACATCCGCATGT
The window above is part of the Acidobacteriota bacterium genome. Proteins encoded here:
- a CDS encoding DUF4159 domain-containing protein; translation: MRSSGLVRIALVALALCGAVFAVRSAAPTPPAPPPVAPPDNGILTGQVQRGQQGFDPREMLRRRRRGTLQQPAGPHEFYFTRAIYNSGWGWSRWATDYPKADRQFMTVVNRLIDIDGSPYENAVRLDDPRIRDFPFLYALEVGDIALSEAEIEGLRNYLLAGGFLVIDDFWGSWEWAAFEQQIRKVFPEHPIVEVPIEHPVFNSVYRIDEVMQVPAIGNYWGGRTWERDGYEAHVRGIFDDKGRLMVLINWNTDLGDAWEWAERPEYPLKFSTFAVEMGINFIVYAMSH
- a CDS encoding porin family protein — its product is MADNLLLHHRFVTWIHPLVWGLAGMLTAPGAAWGSGSEPAAARIAATAAGPAHVETASSAGSGAVPPAAAAVSVPAIRTAPARGVPPDSRPGRAAPASPEIPTTGTRVAQRRAAPPEPDFLFGQPRLSIGIRGLLHRPRAESDFYDFVNEELFVRRSSDDDHENPDHGLLNFDAPGIGFDFGFGVNSRLDVRVGVDYAKSLNESELRNFIGEDGLPFTQRTELSQVELRGELAFALAPRGRAIGQYAWIPNRVVPYVGAGLGLVRYDLAQVGEFVDDLGYFEDTFGSKGWGTGLHLFGGADIRMSRQVYLNVEARHVEASGELGEDFANFEPLDLSGLRISAGVRFVF
- a CDS encoding AAA domain-containing protein, whose protein sequence is MNGRRREETFVEPDTPATEPTDVVEPTGGVTEAIEATEATGAARTADDASAAEDVAADTEAAAEQAGDEAPAVVAAGPADLESPDDIALADKLKAGREQILSELHKKIIGQDEIIEQVLLTLFVGGNSLIVGVPGLAKTLLIQTMAQVLDLKFARIQFTPDLMPSDITGTDIIQDDPETGGRKMVFAPGPVFTNILLADEINRTPPKTQSALLEAMQEHRVTVQGRTYELAEPFFVFATQNPIELEGTYPLPEAQLDRFMFHIVIEHPPEHEELEVVRTTTITNNPDYRHAVTGDDLVAFQELVRKVPVSEAVMRYTLELVRTSRRNEKDGDGPDFVKKWVQYGASVRAAQYLILGSKARALTQGRYHVNFDDIHALSRPVLRHRVLLNFHAESEGITSDQIVDQLVEAVPVPASQM
- a CDS encoding DUF58 domain-containing protein, whose product is MAADPPSSTPGARFVDPQVLGRIGNLKLLARNVVDGFINGLHKAPYLGVSVDFAEHRGYMPGDDIRFIDWRVFARTDRFYVKQFEADTNANFSVLFDISRSMSFASRGISKLDYGRYLAGCLTYFATTQRDRVGIVTFDDDIVTRVPPSAKHLDVVLHTLDRIEAGRPGSFEKPLFRMTEFFKRRGILLLISDLYDEPETIVNRLKPLSYGGNDLIVFHVLDPAEVDFPYAEAGNFRDLETGQRMPVVPEKLREQYRALIAEHIERLTKLCAENKIDYAFFNTAQPMDHGLFRFLAMREKLNRVR
- a CDS encoding DUF4159 domain-containing protein codes for the protein MRRNRRLSVTRPAMGAAACALVLAALAATAGMAGADVLPGNVAYDGRFTFVRLRYDMNWGLRSGLFRRDIKWAHDYPRAEQNFGRIVEEISDLDIYLAPNGGNVLPLDDPDLTRFPVAYMAEPGFWQPTDEEIEGLRNYLLKGGFIIFDDFTGWHLENLTAQMARALPGIRPIELDISHPIFHSFFDIETLEMAPMYGPPPTFWGFFEDNDPSGRMYAIANYENDIGEYWEFSNTGWYAVDVTNEAYKFGVNYVMYALTH
- a CDS encoding VWA domain-containing protein, coding for MGLLAPLFLLGLATIAVPVILHMIQRERKDEVEFPSLMFLRKVPYRSFRRQRIRHWFLLLLRCAALLLLLFAFARPFIRAAALAAVTDGAREVVVLLDRSYSMSFGDRWDAAQTLATDTIAALDPGDRATVILFDGGAETGPRSTTDRASLRNLVANAEVGSGVTRYGPALKLAEGIFESSDLPRLEAVLITDFQRAGVESAVGVRFPQGTVLTPIPVGGDDAAAANVSVAGVLFEREYFSGRERIQVAARLTNRGGAAITGLEVALDMEGREIETLTADLPPAGSTTVDFAPVTLGDAQMFGAVRIAPDALPADDVFHFVVSPGQVVTVLVVGSATAPDDANLFLTRALGIGSEPAFDVRATTLESFSAPDLADRQVVVLNDTRPPAGAAGEALAAFVEAGGGLLVVAGERTAWPQDDPGLLPGRVGAPVDRGGRGGSLGFVDYSHPVFEVFSAPRSGDVTTARFFRFRPVEPTAEATVVARFDDANPALIERRVGAGRVLLWASSIDTFWNDFAKKPVYLPFVHRMIQHLADYAPPTPWFLAGQVLDLAEQEVSLGEGGTAAAEYVVMSPTGERLPVAVGERRGFLDLTEQGVYEVRDANAAEELPLMLAVNVDLAEADLSAVDPEELASMVTGRAGGDRTAAGGPVRVIPAEDLERRQSVWWYLLVAAALLFVAETLVSNRLSRTVLSTE